One segment of Coffea arabica cultivar ET-39 chromosome 7c, Coffea Arabica ET-39 HiFi, whole genome shotgun sequence DNA contains the following:
- the LOC113699075 gene encoding NADPH-dependent diflavin oxidoreductase 1 isoform X8: protein MLIERTRSMSPGKSSGKMRPDCFLNLSIHYDVGDVLEVLPSQDPVAVDAFMKRCNLNPEAYITVQPSKKENSMGDTNHAPDIPVKLKTFVELTMDIASASPRRYFFEIMSNFASAQHEKERLQYFASPEGRDDLYQYNQKERRTVLEVLEDFPSVQMPLEWLVQLIPPLKTRAFSISSSNSAHPNQVHLTVSVVSWTTPYKRTRKGLCSTWLAGLDPQQRVLIPAWFHKGSLPSPSPSVPLILIGPGTGCAPFRGFVEERALQSKSGPTAPVLFFFGCRNEENDFLYRDFWLSHLQSGGVLSEDKGGGFYVAFSRDQPQKVYVQHKMREQSTKIWNLLAGGAAVYIAGSANKMPSDVLAALEEIISLEGGVTKEVAARWIHALEKSGKYHVEAWS from the exons ATGCTGATCGAGAGAACTCGTTCAATGTCCCCTGGGAAATCTTCTGGCAAGATGAGGCCCGATTGCTTTCTAAATTTG TCTATTCACTATGACGTTGGTGATGTTCTCGAGGTGCTTCCCAGCCAAGATCCTGTTGCAGTTGATGCTTTCATGAAGCGTTGTAATTTGAACCCAGAAGCTTACATCACT GTTCAACCAAGCAAGAAAGAGAATTCCATGGGTGATACTAACCATGCTCCGGACATCCCTGTgaaattgaaaacttttgtgGAATTAACAATGGATATTGCATCAGCTTCGCCCAGACGCTATTTCTTTGAG ATCATGAGTAATTTTGCCAGTGCTCAACATGAGAAGGAAAGGCTGCAGTATTTTGCGTCGCCCGAAGGAAGAGATGATCTATATCAATACAACCAAAAGGAACGAAGAACTGTGCTGGAG gTCTTAGAAGATTTCCCTTCTGTGCAAATGCCACTTGAATGGTTGGTACAGTTAATTCCTCCACTAAAGACGAGagctttctccatttcttcttctaattCTGCTCACCCAAACCAAGTACACTTGACGGTGAGCGTTGTGTCTTGGACAACACCATACAAAAGGACGCGCAAGGGTCTTTGTTCAACATGGCTAGCTGGACTTGATCCGCAGCAAA GAGTCCTAATTCCGGCATGGTTTCACAAAGGTTCTCTTCCTTCACCTTCACCCTCAGTTCCGCTTATTCTCATTGGACCCGGGACTGGTTGTGCTCCATTCCGTGGATTTGTGGAGGAAAGAGCCCTTCAAAGTAAATCTGGTCCGACAGCTCCagtgcttttcttttttggttgcaGAAATGAGGAGAATGACTTCTTATATCGAGACTTTTGGTTGTCCCATTTACAAAGTGGTGGAGTACTTTCAGAGGACAAAGGTGGAGGATTTTATGTTGCGTTCTCAAGAGACCAGCCACAAAAGGTGTATGTGCAACATAAAATGCGGGAACAAAGCACGAAAATCTGGAATCTGCTTGCTGGGGGGGCTGCTGTCTACATTGCAGGTTCTGCTAACAAAATGCCCTCTGATGTATTGGCAGCTCTGGAGGAAATAATTTCCTTAGAGGGTGGAGTTACGAAAGAAGTTGCTGCAAGGTGGATTCACGCGCTGGAAAAGTCTGGCAAGTACCATGTCGAAGCCTGGTCTTGA
- the LOC113699075 gene encoding NADPH-dependent diflavin oxidoreductase 1 isoform X6, which produces MILDACMSTIVCIWYAIHLRMKLMAVADFKSLEMLIERTRSMSPGKSSGKMRPDCFLNLTENCPLTRPGSGKDVWHLEFEAVSSSFSLFQSIHYDVGDVLEVLPSQDPVAVDAFMKRCNLNPEAYITVQPSKKENSMGDTNHAPDIPVKLKTFVELTMDIASASPRRYFFEIMSNFASAQHEKERLQYFASPEGRDDLYQYNQKERRTVLEVLEDFPSVQMPLEWLVQLIPPLKTRAFSISSSNSAHPNQVHLTVSVVSWTTPYKRTRKGLCSTWLAGLDPQQRVLIPAWFHKGSLPSPSPSVPLILIGPGTGCAPFRGFVEERALQSKSGPTAPVLFFFGCRNEENDFLYRDFWLSHLQSGGVLSEDKGGGFYVAFSRDQPQKVYVQHKMREQSTKIWNLLAGGAAVYIAGSANKMPSDVLAALEEIISLEGGVTKEVAARWIHALEKSGKYHVEAWS; this is translated from the exons ATGATATTGGATGCCTGCATGTCTACTATTGTCTGCATTTGGTATGCAATCCACCTGAGAATGAAACTTATGGCTGTTGCAGACTTCAAAAGTCTTGAGATGCTGATCGAGAGAACTCGTTCAATGTCCCCTGGGAAATCTTCTGGCAAGATGAGGCCCGATTGCTTTCTAAATTTG ACAGAAAACTGCCCATTAACTAGGCCAGGTAGCGGCAAGGATGTATGGCACTTAGAGTTCGAAGCAGTTTCATCA TCTTTTTCCTTGTTTCAGTCTATTCACTATGACGTTGGTGATGTTCTCGAGGTGCTTCCCAGCCAAGATCCTGTTGCAGTTGATGCTTTCATGAAGCGTTGTAATTTGAACCCAGAAGCTTACATCACT GTTCAACCAAGCAAGAAAGAGAATTCCATGGGTGATACTAACCATGCTCCGGACATCCCTGTgaaattgaaaacttttgtgGAATTAACAATGGATATTGCATCAGCTTCGCCCAGACGCTATTTCTTTGAG ATCATGAGTAATTTTGCCAGTGCTCAACATGAGAAGGAAAGGCTGCAGTATTTTGCGTCGCCCGAAGGAAGAGATGATCTATATCAATACAACCAAAAGGAACGAAGAACTGTGCTGGAG gTCTTAGAAGATTTCCCTTCTGTGCAAATGCCACTTGAATGGTTGGTACAGTTAATTCCTCCACTAAAGACGAGagctttctccatttcttcttctaattCTGCTCACCCAAACCAAGTACACTTGACGGTGAGCGTTGTGTCTTGGACAACACCATACAAAAGGACGCGCAAGGGTCTTTGTTCAACATGGCTAGCTGGACTTGATCCGCAGCAAA GAGTCCTAATTCCGGCATGGTTTCACAAAGGTTCTCTTCCTTCACCTTCACCCTCAGTTCCGCTTATTCTCATTGGACCCGGGACTGGTTGTGCTCCATTCCGTGGATTTGTGGAGGAAAGAGCCCTTCAAAGTAAATCTGGTCCGACAGCTCCagtgcttttcttttttggttgcaGAAATGAGGAGAATGACTTCTTATATCGAGACTTTTGGTTGTCCCATTTACAAAGTGGTGGAGTACTTTCAGAGGACAAAGGTGGAGGATTTTATGTTGCGTTCTCAAGAGACCAGCCACAAAAGGTGTATGTGCAACATAAAATGCGGGAACAAAGCACGAAAATCTGGAATCTGCTTGCTGGGGGGGCTGCTGTCTACATTGCAGGTTCTGCTAACAAAATGCCCTCTGATGTATTGGCAGCTCTGGAGGAAATAATTTCCTTAGAGGGTGGAGTTACGAAAGAAGTTGCTGCAAGGTGGATTCACGCGCTGGAAAAGTCTGGCAAGTACCATGTCGAAGCCTGGTCTTGA
- the LOC113699075 gene encoding NADPH-dependent diflavin oxidoreductase 1 isoform X4, translated as MEDEPNKKKLLILYASETGNAMDAAERLGREADRRCCPVSVLCIDDFEPKSLPFEETVIYVVSTTGQGDVPDSMKGFWRFLLQRSLSKEWLKGVDYGVFGLGDSSYQKYNFVAKKLDKRLLDLGARPLIERGLGDDQHPSGYEGALDPWMSKLWKILYNKAPNLFPNDPNTATLNGTWVDQPKIQITYHDVGKGNSQCSAAIDFKSLEMLIERTRSMSPGKSSGKMRPDCFLNLTENCPLTRPGSGKDVWHLEFEAVSSSFSLFQSIHYDVGDVLEVLPSQDPVAVDAFMKRCNLNPEAYITVQPSKKENSMGDTNHAPDIPVKLKTFVELTMDIASASPRRYFFEIMSNFASAQHEKERLQYFASPEGRDDLYQYNQKERRTVLEVLEDFPSVQMPLEWLVQLIPPLKTRAFSISSSNSAHPNQVHLTVSVVSWTTPYKRTRKGLCSTWLAGLDPQQRVLIPAWFHKEMRRMTSYIETFGCPIYKVVEYFQRTKVEDFMLRSQETSHKRCMCNIKCGNKARKSGICLLGGLLSTLQVLLTKCPLMYWQLWRK; from the exons ATGGAGGACGAGCCGAACAAGAAGAAGCTGCTAATACTTTACGCTTCAGAAACTGGAAATGCCATGGACGCAGCTGAGCGATTAGGTCGCGAAGCCGATCGCCGCTGCTGCCCCGTCTCCGTCCTCTGCATCGATGACTTTGAACCC AAAAGTTTACCTTTTGAAGAGACGGTCATTTATGTGGTTTCAACCACCGGCCAAGGGGACGTTCCGGATTCCATGAAG GGGTTTTGGAGGTTTTTGTTGCAGAGGAGTTTAAGTAAGGAGTGGCTTAAAGGAGTTGATTATGGCGTGTTTGGATTGGGTGATTCGAGCTACCAGAAATATAAT TTTGTTGCGAAGAAGCTAGACAAAAGACTGTTGGATCTTGGTGCTAGACCCCTGATTGAAAGAGGTCTTGGAGATGATCAGCATCCATCAGG GTATGAAGGAGCTCTGGAcccttggatgtccaaattgtGGAAGATATTGTACAATAAGGCTCCTAACTTGTTCCCTAATGATCCAAATACTGCCACATTAAATGGTACTTGGGTGGATCAGCCAAAGATACAGATAACATATCATGATGTTGGTAAAGGAAATTCTCAATGTTCAGCTGCCATTG ACTTCAAAAGTCTTGAGATGCTGATCGAGAGAACTCGTTCAATGTCCCCTGGGAAATCTTCTGGCAAGATGAGGCCCGATTGCTTTCTAAATTTG ACAGAAAACTGCCCATTAACTAGGCCAGGTAGCGGCAAGGATGTATGGCACTTAGAGTTCGAAGCAGTTTCATCA TCTTTTTCCTTGTTTCAGTCTATTCACTATGACGTTGGTGATGTTCTCGAGGTGCTTCCCAGCCAAGATCCTGTTGCAGTTGATGCTTTCATGAAGCGTTGTAATTTGAACCCAGAAGCTTACATCACT GTTCAACCAAGCAAGAAAGAGAATTCCATGGGTGATACTAACCATGCTCCGGACATCCCTGTgaaattgaaaacttttgtgGAATTAACAATGGATATTGCATCAGCTTCGCCCAGACGCTATTTCTTTGAG ATCATGAGTAATTTTGCCAGTGCTCAACATGAGAAGGAAAGGCTGCAGTATTTTGCGTCGCCCGAAGGAAGAGATGATCTATATCAATACAACCAAAAGGAACGAAGAACTGTGCTGGAG gTCTTAGAAGATTTCCCTTCTGTGCAAATGCCACTTGAATGGTTGGTACAGTTAATTCCTCCACTAAAGACGAGagctttctccatttcttcttctaattCTGCTCACCCAAACCAAGTACACTTGACGGTGAGCGTTGTGTCTTGGACAACACCATACAAAAGGACGCGCAAGGGTCTTTGTTCAACATGGCTAGCTGGACTTGATCCGCAGCAAA GAGTCCTAATTCCGGCATGGTTTCACAAAG AAATGAGGAGAATGACTTCTTATATCGAGACTTTTGGTTGTCCCATTTACAAAGTGGTGGAGTACTTTCAGAGGACAAAGGTGGAGGATTTTATGTTGCGTTCTCAAGAGACCAGCCACAAAAGGTGTATGTGCAACATAAAATGCGGGAACAAAGCACGAAAATCTGGAATCTGCTTGCTGGGGGGGCTGCTGTCTACATTGCAGGTTCTGCTAACAAAATGCCCTCTGATGTATTGGCAGCTCTGGAGGAAATAA